A single region of the Coregonus clupeaformis isolate EN_2021a chromosome 16, ASM2061545v1, whole genome shotgun sequence genome encodes:
- the LOC121584303 gene encoding titin-like, with amino-acid sequence MFPEKEETPVTTRGRSSGLKCKNISEESKAEKAIRIEDIEAEVDTPKEKPVSEHQQENEKCVPVAESDKEELAEDNVDTATEDTAIELDNVSSEIKEVEEAEEVPMEVTGTNEDKEENKEETAEEPSKKETKRRGRPRSTCLTKPAEVEEETVKEEQPAVEEPAEEEEKISPAEEEEAAPVVETRVLRRGRKSIPATPTPKCKSTRRGKQPEEEEEAEEPEEEEAAEEEEEAPVVEAKVLRRGRRAAPAPVPATPRRKSTPTVVEEEEAEKTDEMTEEEVDGKVQEKAVEKEKATTTTSQEEQEVEAESLEDGTEEEKEEEEEKIEDIGVECVADKVVEKPVEEPAEEEEKISPPEEENEEEEAAVVETRVLRIGRKRVPATPSPKRKSTKRGKQAEVEKEEEQAAVEQKAPVVETRVMWRGSRGTFSAPATPRRKSTRACKQPEKEEVEAEKVEDEKMEEAAEPVQESVEEKMDEGKAVDKATVATVESVEEEEKVEEEKEAETAEVEMFEETEAATVGSVEEENVEKEANPTEEEKVEEPTTEEEEQVEEEKTEVEGEEETVMEIAVEKLTMVVEEAEKVEEEKEEIAADEVLQKPVKEPTKREITSPPEEEEKTSQPEEEEKTSPPEEEEKTSPPEEEEEAPVVETRFPAAHPTPKRNSTRRGKQPEEEEKVEEPEEEEAAKEEEAPVVEAITEKEEKVEEEKKEVEAEEETVEKLAEVIEEAEKVEGEATAVENVADEAVEKPDEEEEKTSPPEEEEEEASVVETRVLRRGRKSVPVTPPKRKSTRKGKQPEEEVKVEAPDEEEAAEEEEAPVVLRKGRKSAPAKPRCKSKRGRKQPEEEEPVLDSVEKRVEREKPVEETAAIEEEENVEEEKTVEKEKAEEEAAVIVEEEMLAEEETETEPVGEESVAEEKVEEEATPEEEEKVEEEKEAEIVEEEKMEEAEAAVSAETITVEEKVEEEAKTIEEEKEEEEKIEGEMEETEAAAEPESAEEESVAEEKVEEVATTEEEEKVEEVKETEIVEEEKMEEAEAAVSAETITVGEKVEEEEKTIEEEKEEEATIEEEEKVDEEKKEETVIEIAIEKLAEEAAMVEEAERVEEKEEARVVECVADEVVEKPVEEEKNNSPPEEEEKTAPPEEEEEAPVVETRVLRRGRKSFPVTPPKRKYTRKGKQPEEEVKMEAPDEEEAAEDEEAPVVEARVLRKGRKSAPAKPRCKSKRGRKQPEEEEEEVVEEEEKVEEVAEAVLDSVEKRVEREKAVEETAAIEEEENMEEEKTVEKEKAEEEAAVIVEEEMMAEEETETAAETAPVGEESVAEEKVEEEATPEEDEKLEEEKEAEIVEEENIKEAEAAVSAETITVEEKVEEEAKTIEEEKEEEATIEDEEKVDEEKKEETVIEIAIEKVAEEAAMVDKAEKLEENEEARVVECVADEVVEKPVEEEKKTSPPEEEENTSPTDKEEKTSPPEKEEEEEEEAPVVETRVLRRGIKRVPAAPTPKRKSTRRSKQPEEEEKVEEPEEEEEAEEEKAPLVEARVLRVGRKSAPAPATPRRKSTRARKEPEGEVVEAAEPVEEVVEENKAVEEEKGVEEKEEEAEAASVEEESDAEEEVEEEKAVEEEGTNQVEEKVEEEKEAEIVEEKKEEEGAAEATTLEEESVAEENVEYEAAVIEEEEIVEEEKETAEEENIEEAAAEEERVEEDAKLTEEENVEEAITEEEEKVEEEKKEVEAEEETVEKLAEVVEEAEKVKEGETAAENVADEAVEKPVEEEEKTSPPEEEEEEAPVVETRVLRRGRKSVPVSPPKRKSTRKGKQPEEEVKMEAPDEEEAAEDEDARIVEARVLRKGRKSAPAKPRCKSKRGRKQPEEEEEEVVEEEKKVEEVAEPVLDSVEKMVEREKSVEETAAIEEEENVEEEKTVEKEKAEEEAAVIVEEEMLAEEETETAAETTPVGEESVAEEKVEEEATPEEDEKLEEEKEAEIVEEENIKEAEAAVSAETITVEEKVEEEAKTIEEEKEEEATIEEEEKVDEEKKEETVIEIAIEKVAEEAAMVDKAEKLEENEEARVVECVADEVVEKPVEEEKNTSPPEEEEKTSPPEEEENTSPTDKEEKTSPPEEEEVAPVVETRVLRRGIKRVPAAPTPKRKSTRRSKQPEEEEKVEEPEEEEEAEEEKAPLVEARVLRVGRKSAPAPATPRRKSTRARKEPEEEVVEAAEPVEEVVEEEKAVEEEKGVEEKEEEAEAAPVEEESDAEEEVEEEKAVEGEGTNQEEEKVEEEKEEETVIEIAIEKLAEEVAMVDKAEKVEEIEEARVVECVADEVVEKPFEEEKKTSPPEEKEEEEAPVVETRVLRGGRKSVPATLTPERKFSQRGKQPNEVEKEDEPEEEDAAKEEDPPVVEVRVPKKGRKSPPTPRRKSKRARKEPEEEEGEEEEKEEEAAEPVPEAVEKNVVEEKSVEEEKVEEERVDEAAAETATVEENVEEAEAIEEEEKVEEATTMVTVVEEAEKVEEATVVESVADEAVEKPVEEEEKASPPEEEEEGKVVETSVLRRGRKSVPVTPPKRKSTRRGKEAEEEEKEETEKVEEVAELVPEAVEEKVEEEEEALIVEAKVLRRGRKSAPATPRHKSKRARKEPEEEEVEVEAEKMEEAAEPVPEAVEEKGEEEKAVEEEMVKQNKTEADVPMAEDEGNTEVQADSGAPEAKEEEAITHQPEEVMAEQTKEKEEEEENTEEKTTETAKEAAETVDEEEGDITNVEEEEKEGETLAVEAEEAENPDEMTVEEVDNKVQEKSVEEEEKATTTTTSKEEEAESPEKVVEVPPAVETRAARSRTKTVAKATPKRKSKRSKLSVDAVKEDDKVVAEEASVVEEEERASVAEGSVKMQPEENRTEEEKEEEEEKIEENGMENVESGETEAENGVEVDNLNLELAEEEEKEERQKMEVEEKKTATTQEKEPKSSEDEEEAEAPVVLTRVLRVRLTATPNTTPKAKATPQRTSTRHSKIVTPEKFDPEVVVFSSDEEQEESPVEKRNLRKRKSTEPTPVRRSKRHSRT; translated from the exons ATGTTTCCAGAGAAGGAAGAAACGCCAGTTACAACCCGAGGCAGGAGCAGTGGCCTCAAATGTAAGAATATCTCAGAGGAAAGCAAAGCAGAGAAAGCCATCAG GATTGAGGATATTGAAGCAGAGGTGGATACTCCAAAAGAGAAGCCAGTTTCAGAGCATCAGCAAGAGAATGAAAAATGTGTTCCTGTAGCTGAGTCCGACAAAGAGGAGTTAGCTGAG GATAACGTTGACACAGCCACGGAGGACACAGCAATTGAGCTTGATAATGTGTCCTCAGAGAtcaaggaggtggaggaggcagaggaggttCCAATGGAGGTGACAGGAACCAATGAAGACAAAGAAGAGAACAAAGAAGAAACAGCTGAAGAACCCTCGAAGAAGGAAACGAAAAGAAGAGGCAGACCAAGATCCACTTGTCTCACAAAACCTGCTGAGGTTGAGGAGGAGACAGTGAAAGAGGAGCAGCCAGCAGTTGAGGAACCtgctgaggaagaggagaagatcTCGCCAGCTGAGGAGGAAGAGGCAGCTCCAGTGGTAGAAACACGAGTCTTGAGGAGAGGAAGAAAAAGCATTCCAGCTACCCCTACACCAAAATGCAAGTCCACAAGAAGAGGCAAACagcctgaggaagaggaggaggcggaagagccagaggaggaagaggcagccgaggaagaagaagaggcacCAGTAGTGGAAGCAAAAGTtctgaggagaggaaggagagctgCCCCTGCTCCTGTCCCTGCCACACCTAGACGCAAATCCACTCCAACTGTTGTTGAAGAGGAAGAGGCAGAAAAAACAGATGAAATGACAGAGGAGGAAGTAGATGGCAAAGTCCAGGAAAAAGCTGTTGAGAAAGAGAAggccacaacaacaacaagccaAGAGGAACAGGAAGTGGAGGCAGAGAGCCTTGAGGatggaacagaggaggagaaggaggaggaggaagaaaagaTTGAGGATATCGGCgtggaatgtgttgcagataaaGTGGTAGAAAAGCCAGTTGAGGAACctgcagaggaagaggagaagatcTCACCACCAGAGGAGGaaaatgaggaagaggaggctgcaGTTGTCGAAACAAGAGTTTTGAGGATAGGAAGAAAAAGGGTTCCAGCTACTCCAAGTCCGAAACGCAAGTCCACAAAAAGAGGCAAACAAGCCGAggtagagaaggaggaggaacagGCAGCTGTGGAACAAAAGGCACCAGTAGTGGAAACCAGAGTTATGTGGAGAGGAAGCAGAGGCACATTTTCTGCCCCTGCCACACCCAGACGCAAATCCACACGAGCATGCAAACAACCTGAGAAAGAGGAAGTGGAGGCAGAAAAGGTAGAGGATGAAAAGATGGAGGAGGCGGCTGAACCTGTTCAGGAATCTGTGGAGGAAAAGATGGATGAGGGAAAAGCAGTGGACAAAGCAACAGTTGCAACAGTGGAAAGTGTGGAGGAAGAGGAAAaggtggaggaagagaaggaagcgGAGACAGCAGAAGTAGAAATGTTTGAGGAAACTGAAGCTGCAACAGTGGGGAGTGTGGAGGAAGAAAATGTGGAGAAGGAAGCAAACCCCACAGAGGAAGAAAAGGTGGAGGAACCAACAACTGAAGAAGAGGAACAAGTGGAggaagagaagacagaggtggaAGGAGAAGAGGAAACAGTTATGGAAATAGCTGTAGAAAAACTAACAATGGTAGTTGAAGAGGCAGAAAAagtggaggaagagaaagaggaaatTGCTGCAGATGAAGTGTTACAAAAGCCAGTTAAGGAACCTACCAAAAGGGAGATAACCTCACCAcctgaggaagaggagaagactTCACAACCCGAGGAAGAGGAAAAAACCTCACCAcctgaggaagaggagaagaccTCACcacctgaagaagaagaagaggctcCAGTTGTAGAAACAAGGTTTCCTGCTGCTCACCCGACTCCGAAACGCAACTCCACAAGAAGAGGTAAACAGCCTGAGGAAGAAGAGAAGGTGGAGGAGCCAGAGGAGGAAGAGGCAGCTAAGGAAGAAGAGGCACCAGTAGTGGAAGCAATAACTGAGAAAGAGGAAAAagtggaggaagagaagaaagaggtgGAAGCAGAAGAAGAAACggtagagaaactagcagaggtAATTGAAGAGGCAGAAAAAGTGGAGGGGGAAGCAACAGCAGTGGAGAATGTAGCAGATGAAGCAGTAGAAAAACCAGATGAGGAAGAAGAGAAGACTTCACCacctgaggaggaggaagaggaggcttcAGTTGTAGAAACAAGAGTCCTGAGAAGAGGAAGAAAAAGTGTTCCAGTTACTCCACCAAAACGCAAGTCCACACGAAAAGGCAAACAACCCGAGGAAGAGGTGAAAGTGGAGGCGCCAGATGAGGAAGAGGCAGCTGAGGAAGAAGAGGCACCAGTAGTTTTGAGGAAAGGAAGAAAATCTGCCCCTGCCAAACCTAGATGCAAATCCAAACGAGGCCGAAAACAACCTGAGGAAGAGGAACCTGTGCTGGATTCTGTGGAGAAaagggtagagagagaaaaaCCAGTGGAGGAAACAGCAGCAATAGAGGAGGAAGAAAACGTGGAGGAAGAAAAAACAGTGGAGAAGGAAAAGGCAGAGGAGGAAGCAGCTGTAATAGTGGAAGAAGAAATGCTGGCTGAAGAGGAAACTGAAACTGAACCAGTGGGAGAGGAGAGTGTTGCAGAAGAAAAGGTGGAGGAGGAAGCAACACCTGAGGAAGAGGAAAaggtggaggaagagaaggaagcgGAGATAGTTGAAGAAGAAAAAATGGAGGAAGCTGAAGCTGCAGTTTCAGCTGAAACTATTACTGTGGAAGAAAAGGTGGAGGAGGAAGCAAAAACCATAGAGgaagaaaaggaggaggaagaaaaaattgagggagagatggaggaaactGAAGCTGCAGCTGAACCGGAATCAGCGGAAGAGGAGAGTGTTGCAGAAGAAAAGGTGGAGGAGGTAGCAACAACTGAGGAAGAGGAAAAGGTGGAGGAAGTGAAGGAAACGGAGATAGTGGAAGAAGAAAAAATGGAGGAAGCTGAAGCTGCAGTTTCAGCTGAAACTATTACTGTGGGAGaaaaggtggaggaggaagaaaaAACCATAGAGgaagaaaaggaggaggaagCAACAATTGAGGAAGAGGAAAAAGTGGacgaagagaagaaagaggaaaCAGTTATTGAAATAGCTATAGAAAAACTAGCAGAGGAAGCTGCTATGGTAGAAGAGGCAGAAAGAGTGGAGGAGAAAGAAGAGGCAAGAGTAGTGGAATGTGTTGCAGATGAAGTGGTAGAAAAGCCAGTTGAGGAAGAGAAGAACAATTCACCAcctgaggaagaggagaagaccGCACcccctgaggaggaagaggaagctcCAGTTGTAGAAACAAGAGTCCTGAGAAGAGGAAGAAAAAGTTTTCCAGTTACTCCACCAAAACGCAAGTACACACGAAAAGGCAAACAACCCGAGGAAGAGGTGAAAATGGAGGCGCCAGATGAGGAAGAGGCAGCTGAGGATGAAGAGGCACCAGTAGTGGAAGCCAGAGTTTTGAGGAAAGGAAGAAAATCTGCCCCTGCCAAACCTAGATGCAAATCCAAACGAGGCCGCAAACaacctgaggaagaggaggaagaggtggtggaggaggaggaaaaggtaGAGGAGGTGGCTGAAGCTGTGCTGGATTCTGTCGAGAAAAGAGTGGAAAGAGAAAAAGCAGTGGAGGAAACAGCAGCAATAGAGGAGGAAGAAAACATGGAGGAAGAAAAAACTGTGGAGAAGGAAAAGGCAGAGGAGGAAGCAGCTGTAATAGTGGAAGAAGAAATGATGGCTGAAGAGGAAACTGAAACTGCAGCTGAAACTGCACCAGTGGGAGAGGAGAGTGTTGCGGAAGAAAAGGTGGAGGAGGAAGCAACACCTGAGGAAGACGAAAAGttggaggaagagaaggaagctGAGATAGTGGAAGAAGAAAACATTAAGGAAGCTGAAGCTGCAGTTTCAGCTGAAACTATTACTGTGGAAGAAAAGGTGGAGGAGGAAGCAAAAACCATAGAGGAAGAAAAAGAGGAGGAAGCAACAATTGAGGACGAGGAAAAAGTGGacgaagagaagaaagaggaaaCAGTTATTGAAATAGCTATAGAAAAAGTAGCAGAGGAAGCTGCTATGGTAGATAAGGCAGAAAAATTGGAGGAGAACGAAGAGGCAAGAGTAGTGGAATGTGTTGCAGATGAAGTGGTAGAAAAGCCAGTTGAGGAAGAGAAAAAGACTTCACCACCTGAGGAAGAGGAGAACACCTCACCAACTGACAAAGAGGAGAAGACCTCACCAcctgaaaaagaagaagaagaagaagaagaggctcCAGTTGTAGAAACAAGAGTCCTTAGGAGAGGAATAAAAAGGGTTCCTGCTGCTCCGACTCCAAAACGCAAGTCCACAAGAAGAAGTAAACAGcctgaggaagaggagaaggtggaggagccagaggaggaagaggaagctgAGGAAGAAAAGGCACCATTAGTGGAAGCCAGAGTTCTGAGGGTAGGAAGAAAATCAGCCCCTGCTCCTGCAACACCCAGACGCAAATCCACACGAGCTCGCAAAGAACCTGAGGGAGAGGTGGTGGAGGCGGCTGAACCTGTGGAAGAAGTGGTGGAAGAAAATAAAGCTGTGGAGGAGGAAAAAGGGGTGGAAGAAAAGGAAGAGGAAGCTGAAGCTGCATCAGTGGAAGAGGAGAGTGATGCAGAAGAAGAAGTGGAAGAAGAAAAAGCAGTGGAAGAGGAAGGAACAAATCAGGTAGAGGAAAaggtggaggaagagaaggaagcgGAAATAGTGGAGGAAAAGAAGGAAGAGGAAGGTGCAGCTGAAGCTACAACTCTGGAAGAAGAGAGTGTTGCAGAAGAAAATGTAGAGTATGAAGCAGCTGTTATAGAGGAAGAAGAGATtgtggaggaagagaaggagacagCAGAAGAAGAAAATATTGAGGAAGCTGCAGCTGAGGAAGAAAGGGTGGAGGAGGACGCAAAACtcacagaggaagaaaatgtggAGGAAGCAATAACTGAGGAAGAGGAAAAagtggaggaagagaagaaagaagtGGAAGCAGAAGAAGAAACGGTAGAAAAACTAGCAGAGGTAGTTGAAGAGGCAGAAAAAGTGAAGGAGGGGGAAACAGCAGCGGAGAATGTAGCAGATGAAGCAGTAGAAAAGCCTGTTGAGGAAGAAGAGAAGACTTCACCacctgaggaggaggaagaggaagctcCAGTTGTAGAAACAAGAGTCCTGAGAAGAGGAAGAAAAAGTGTTCCAGTTAGTCCACCAAAACGCAAGTCCACACGAAAAGGCAAACAACCCGAGGAAGAGGTGAAAATGGAGGCGCCAGATGAGGAAGAGGCAGCTGAGGATGAAGATGCACGAATAGTGGAAGCCAGAGTTTTGAGGAAAGGAAGAAAATCTGCCCCTGCCAAACCTAGATGCAAATCCAAACGAGGCCGCAAACaacctgaggaagaggaggaagaggtggtggaggaggagaaaaaggtaGAGGAGGTGGCTGAACCTGTTCTGGATTCTGTCGAGAAAATGGTGGAGAGAGAAAAATCAGTGGAGGAAACAGCAGCAATAGAGGAGGAAGAAAACGTGGAGGAAGAAAAAACAGTGGAGAAGGAAAAGGCAGAGGAGGAAGCAGCTGTAATAGTGGAAGAAGAAATGCTGGCTGAAGAGGAAACTGAAACTGCAGCTGAAACTACACCAGTGGGAGAGGAGAGTGTTGCGGAAGAAAAGGTGGAGGAGGAAGCAACACCTGAGGAAGACGAAAAGttggaggaagagaaggaagctGAGATAGTGGAAGAAGAAAACATTAAGGAAGCTGAAGCTGCAGTTTCAGCTGAAACTATTACTGTGGAAGAAAAGGTGGAGGAGGAAGCAAAAACCATAGAGGAAGAAAAAGAGGAGGAAGCAACAATTGAGGAAGAGGAAAAAGTGGacgaagagaagaaagaggaaaCAGTTATTGAAATAGCTATAGAAAAAGTGGCAGAGGAAGCTGCTATGGTAGATAAGGCAGAAAAATTGGAGGAGAACGAAGAGGCAAGAGTAGTGGAATGTGTTGCAGATGAAGTGGTAGAAAAGCCAGTTGAGGAAGAGAAAAATACTTCACCAcctgaggaagaggagaagaccTCACCCCCTGAGGAAGAGGAGAACACCTCACCAACTGACAAAGAGGAGAAGACCTCACCACCTGAAgaagaagaagtggctccagttGTAGAAACAAGAGTCCTTAGGAGAGGAATAAAAAGGGTTCCTGCTGCTCCGACTCCAAAACGCAAGTCCACAAGAAGAAGTAAACAGcctgaggaagaggagaaggtggaggagccagaggaggaagaggaagctgAGGAAGAAAAGGCACCATTAGTGGAAGCCAGAGTTCTGAGGGTAGGAAGAAAATCAGCCCCTGCTCCTGCAACACCCAGACGCAAATCCACACGAGCTCGCAAAGAACCtgaggaagaggtggtggaggCGGCTGAACCTGTGGAAGAAGTGGTGGAAGAAGAGAAAGCTGTGGAGGAGGAAAAAGGGGTGGAAGAAAAGGAAGAGGAAGCTGAAGCTGCACCAGTGGAAGAGGAGAGTGATGCAGAAGAAGAAGTGGAAGAAGAAAAAGCAGTGGAAGGGGAAGGAACAAATCAGGAAGAGGAAAaggtggaggaagagaaggaagaggaaACAGTTATTGAAATAGCTATAGAAAAACTAGCAGAGGAAGTTGCTATGGTAGATAAGGCAGAAAAAGTGGAGGAGATAGAAGAGGCAAGAGTAGTTGAATGTGTTGCAGATGAAGTGGTAGAAAAGCCATttgaggaagagaagaagacttCACCAcctgaggagaaggaggaagaggaggctccaGTGGTAGAAACAAGAGTCCTGAGAGGAGGAAGAAAAAGTGTTCCAGCTACTCTGACTCCAGAACGCAAGTTCTCACAAAGAGGCAAACAACCCAATGAAGTTGAAAAGGAGGATGAGCCAGAAGAGGAAGATGCAGCTAAAGAAGAAGACCCACCAGTAGTAGAAGTCAGAGTTCCGAAGAAAGGAAGGAAATCTCCCCCGACACCTAGACGCAAATCCAAACGAGCCCGCAAAGAacctgaggaggaagagggggaggaggaagaaaagGAAGAGGAGGCGGCAGAACCTGTGCCTGAAGCTGTGGAGAAAAATGTGGTGGAAGAAAAATCAGTGGAggaggaaaaggtagaggaagaaaGGGTAGATGAAGCTGCAGCTGAAACTGCTACTGTGGAAGAAAATGTGGAGGAGGCAGAAGCGATAGAGGAAGAAGAAAAGGTGGAAGAAGCAACAACAATGGTGACTGTGGTAGAAGAGGCAGAAAAGGTGGAGGAAGCAACAGTGGTGGAAAGTGTAGCAGATGAAGCAGTAGAAAAGCCAGTTGAGGAAGAGGAGAAAGCCTCACCACccgaggaagaagaggagggtaaagttgtagaaacaagtGTCCTGAGGAGAGGAAGAAAAAGCGTTCCTGTTACTCCTCCAAAACGCAAGTCCACACGGAGAGGCAAAGAAGccgaggaagaggagaaggaggagacagaaaaGGTAGAGGAGGTGGCTGAACTTGTGCCGGAAGCTGTGGAGGAAAaagtggaggaggaagaagaggcgCTAATAGTGGAAGCCAAAGTTCTGAGGAGAGGAAGAAAATCTGCTCCTGCCACACCCAGACACAAATCCAAACGAGCTCGCAAAGAACCTGAGGAAGAGGAAGTAGAGGTGGAGGCCGAAAAGATGGAGGAGGCAGCTGAACCTGTGCCAGAAGCtgtggaggagaagggggaggaagaAAAAGCAGTGGAGGAGGAAATGGTGAAACAGAATAAGACGGAGGCAGATGTTCCGATGGCAGAGGACGAAGGAAACACTGAAGTACAAGCAGACAGTGGTGCTCCTGAGGCAAAAGAAGAAGAAGCAATCACACATCAGCCAGAGGAGGTTATGGCAGAGCAAACAAAGGagaaggaagaagaagaggagaacaCAGAGGAGAAAACTACAGAAACAGCAAAAGAGGCAGCTGAAACGGTAGATGAGGAGGAAGGAGATATCACCAatgtggaggaggaagagaaggagggagaaactCTAGCTGTTGAAGCGGAAGAGGCAGAAAACCCAGATGAAATGACAGTGGAGGAAGTAGACAACAAAGTCCAGGAAAAATCTGTTGAGGAAGAAGAAAaggccacaacaacaacaacaagcaaaGAGGAAGAAGCAGAGAGCCCTGAGAAGGTTGTGGAAGTTCCTCCAGCTGTGGAAACTAGAGCTGCGAGGAGCAGGACAAAAACAGTCGCAAAAGCCACACCCAAACGAAAGTCCAAACGAAGCAAGCTCTCTGTGGATGCAGTGAAAGAGGATGATAAGGTAGTGGCAGAAGAGGCAAGCGTAGTAGAAGAGGAGGAAAGGGCCTCGGTGGCTGAGGGTTCTGTCAAGATGCAGCCTGAGGAAAAtagaacagaggaggagaaggaggaagaagaagaaaagaTTGAGGAGAATGGCATGGAAAATGTAGAGAGCggtgagacagaggcagagaatgGGGTCGAGGTGGACAACCTTAATTTAGAATTGgccgaggaggaggagaaagaggagagacagaagatGGAGGTAGAGGAAAAGAAAACTGCCACAACTCAGGAGAAAGAGCCGAAGAGctctgaggatgaggaggaagcgGAGGCTCCAGTGGTTTTAACGAGAGTTCTGAGAGTGAGGTTAACTGCCACACCAAACACCACACCCAAGGCCAAGGCCACGCCCCAGCGTACATCCACAAGACACAGCAAAATAGTAACACCTGAGAAGTTCGATCCTGAGGTGGTCGTGTTTTCATCAGATGAAGAGCAGGAAGAGAGCCCTGTGGAAAAGAGAAATCTTCGGAAGAGAAAAAGCACAGAGCCAACACCTGTTCGCAGATCCAAGCGCCACAGCAGAACTTAG